GCTCCCTTTCATCTGGCCTTAAAAGGAAATATTTTACAATTTCAACTGTGGATGGCGAGGCGGCGGATGGCAGTGCAACGGCGGGTCTGTTCGTCGATCTCGAACAGGGCGCCCTCCAGTTTGGCGGGGCCGGGCGCCGGTTCAAAACGCTGCGGGAGATTGCCGAGGAACGAAGAGACGGACTGCTCGGGTTTTACGCCCAGCACCGAATGCGCGGGGCCCGTCATCCCGAGGTCGGTCAGAAAGCCGAGACCGCCCGGCAGGATCCGCTCGTCGGCGGTCTGCACATGGGTGTGCGTGCCCAGCACCGCCTGTGCCCGGCCGTCAAGGTGGTGGGCCAGGGCGGCCTTCTCGCTGGTGGTCTCGGCGTGGAAGTCGATCACAAACAGGTCGGCCTCCGTCTGCGCGAGCAGGCGATCCGCTGCGAGAAATGGATTGTCCGGATGAAAGTCCATCAGGCAGCGAC
The Oscillospiraceae bacterium genome window above contains:
- a CDS encoding TIGR00282 family metallophosphoesterase, with the protein product MIGLAIGDVVGEPGLKMIEAHVSSLRRLYDADFVMANGENADMLGIRPEQADRMFSAGVDVITLGNHTWRRREIARTLDEQPRLLRPVNFPSQNPGAGHFVFITNLGVRVCVASLVGRCLMDFHPDNPFLAADRLLAQTEADLFVIDFHAETTSEKAALAHHLDGRAQAVLGTHTHVQTADERILPGGLGFLTDLGMTGPAHSVLGVKPEQSVSSFLGNLPQRFEPAPGPAKLEGALFEIDEQTRRCTAIRRLAIHS